A single Ignavibacteriales bacterium DNA region contains:
- a CDS encoding SLC26A/SulP transporter family protein: protein MSKSSGVTGGSDSPARPANKPETSNWVGDIMGGSASMLVALPSAIAFGLIIFASLGKEFSGQAALGGIIGTIMLGLISPLTGGTKKLVTAPCAPAAAVLSVFVAEMLASGSVPKEVIPAYVTLVALLSAGFQILVGYLGGGKIIKYIPYPVVAGYLSGVGVLIFSAQLPKMLGITEKITFWAALVSFELWQWQSIVIGSVTIIMMVAAPKITTKVPASIIALTSGVAAYFALAFFDNALFSLEGNKFIIGAISASITDLTGTVTTNFAHFLSIDFSQISHLIIPFLTLSILMSIDTLKTCVVLDALTYSRHNSNKELIGQGLGNLGSALVCGIPGAGTMGATLVNLNSGARTQYSGMFVGVTALLVLLLFGNLVAWIPTSALAGILIVVGIRMIDKKSFSLLKSKLTIIDFLVILAVIVAAVGTSLITAAGVGIAFAIILFLREQIRSSVIRRKMTGDKKFSKKIRLQEEMDVLSEHGNKTLIIELQGQLFFGTTDQLLNELESSISRNKFLILDMKRVVSIDFTAVNMLKQILARLKNNGGTLIFASVPLSLPTGQNIRDYLRDLGLAEADNLKFFDSQDDALEFTEDALLKEYYTEADTESRSLSIDEIELFYDFPPHALKTIESVMKRKSFADHEKIFATGDKSDEIFFIARGAVKIAIPLSGGTYHTLVSFAQGNFFGDMSFLDEGVRSADAFADGAVDLYILSRSDFDSISKSDSAVAGLFFERLALTIANRLRHSNVEVKALQEG from the coding sequence ATGTCGAAGAGTTCAGGAGTAACAGGAGGTTCAGATTCCCCTGCCCGGCCGGCTAATAAGCCGGAAACTTCAAACTGGGTTGGAGATATTATGGGAGGTTCAGCATCCATGCTGGTCGCACTCCCCTCCGCAATTGCATTTGGTCTTATAATTTTCGCCTCGCTTGGCAAGGAGTTTTCCGGCCAGGCAGCCCTTGGGGGCATCATCGGTACGATAATGCTCGGGCTCATTTCACCCCTTACCGGCGGCACTAAAAAACTGGTGACTGCCCCCTGCGCCCCAGCCGCTGCGGTTCTCTCGGTCTTTGTCGCCGAGATGCTTGCATCCGGTTCGGTGCCAAAAGAAGTTATTCCCGCCTATGTAACCCTTGTAGCCTTGCTTTCAGCAGGATTCCAGATTCTTGTCGGGTATCTTGGCGGAGGTAAGATTATTAAGTATATACCGTACCCCGTGGTGGCCGGTTACCTGAGCGGTGTGGGTGTTCTTATCTTTTCAGCACAACTGCCCAAAATGCTTGGTATTACCGAAAAGATCACCTTCTGGGCAGCTCTGGTGAGTTTTGAGCTCTGGCAGTGGCAGTCAATAGTCATCGGAAGCGTAACCATCATCATGATGGTGGCAGCTCCTAAAATAACAACTAAAGTTCCTGCCTCCATTATTGCCCTCACATCGGGAGTGGCTGCGTATTTTGCACTTGCCTTCTTTGATAATGCATTGTTCTCTCTTGAGGGAAATAAATTTATCATTGGTGCAATTTCTGCTTCAATTACCGATTTAACCGGTACTGTAACTACCAATTTTGCCCACTTCTTATCCATTGATTTTTCTCAGATCTCGCATCTGATTATCCCCTTTCTAACGCTCTCAATTCTTATGTCCATTGACACGCTTAAAACCTGCGTTGTGCTTGATGCTCTGACCTATTCAAGGCATAATTCGAATAAAGAGCTTATTGGACAGGGCCTTGGTAATCTTGGCTCTGCGCTTGTCTGCGGAATTCCCGGTGCCGGAACTATGGGTGCCACACTGGTAAATCTGAACAGTGGTGCCAGAACACAGTACTCAGGAATGTTTGTCGGAGTTACAGCTCTGCTGGTGCTGTTGTTATTTGGTAATCTGGTTGCCTGGATTCCGACATCAGCTTTGGCCGGTATTCTCATCGTTGTCGGCATCAGAATGATTGACAAAAAAAGCTTCTCCTTACTGAAGTCAAAACTTACCATTATTGATTTTCTGGTTATTCTCGCAGTGATTGTCGCAGCTGTCGGCACCAGTCTTATCACCGCTGCAGGTGTGGGTATTGCTTTTGCAATCATACTCTTCCTCCGCGAACAGATCAGAAGCTCTGTTATCCGCAGAAAGATGACCGGCGATAAAAAGTTTTCCAAGAAAATCCGCCTTCAGGAGGAGATGGACGTCCTTTCCGAACACGGAAACAAGACCCTTATTATTGAACTTCAGGGACAGCTTTTCTTCGGAACCACCGATCAGCTTCTTAATGAGCTTGAGTCTTCAATCAGCCGCAATAAATTTTTGATTCTGGATATGAAACGCGTGGTCTCAATTGATTTCACTGCGGTTAATATGCTCAAACAGATCCTCGCCCGGTTAAAGAACAACGGAGGCACCCTGATATTCGCCTCTGTTCCCCTAAGTCTCCCCACCGGTCAGAACATCAGAGACTATCTCAGAGATCTCGGGCTCGCGGAGGCGGATAATCTGAAATTTTTTGACTCTCAGGATGATGCACTTGAATTCACCGAAGATGCCCTGCTGAAGGAATATTACACCGAAGCAGACACTGAATCCCGGTCACTCTCAATTGATGAAATTGAGCTTTTCTATGATTTTCCTCCCCATGCGCTTAAAACCATTGAGTCCGTAATGAAACGAAAGAGCTTTGCGGACCATGAAAAAATCTTCGCAACGGGGGATAAAAGTGATGAGATTTTCTTTATTGCCAGAGGTGCCGTTAAGATTGCCATCCCGCTTTCAGGTGGTACTTACCATACTCTGGTTTCCTTTGCCCAGGGTAATTTCTTTGGTGATATGTCCTTCCTGGATGAAGGGGTGCGCTCCGCTGATGCATTTGCGGATGGCGCGGTTGATCTCTACATTCTGTCCCGCTCCGATTTCGATAGCATATCTAAGTCGGACTCCGCTGTTGCCGGGCTGTTTTTTGAGCGGCTCGCTCTTACAATAGCCAACCGCCTGAGGCACAGCAATGTTGAGGTAAAAGCCCTGCAAGAGGGATAA
- a CDS encoding MATE family efflux transporter: MYILPVGNYYKEILRIAWPAIAGLSTQILVSLVDAAMVGRLPDPEYTLAAMGIGVLATWAIVSFFSSLATGTHILIARRHGERDPQAMNDVLMHSITAGVIAGTILTLLIMLFSDDIGQFFAKDYIVGEYTSEFIFYRFLGLPFFLITVAFRGFYFGVGKTKIFMISAVIVNLLNILFNYLFIFGNFGFPEMGVAGAGLGSSLATLCDAIFYLIVSYGTDIRKKFHLTFHFKLDRETLRLLLSLSLPVSLQNMFILLGFLIFISITGLIGTIEQAATQAVISALFLSFMPCYGFGIAVQTLVGNHIGLGKNELARLYGFEAAKIATYYTLFLSAIFYFFPEWILYIITEDEAIIRTAIPALQIAGAAQIFYATGLVLANGLQAIGRSSYVMYAEAFSNLFIFVPSAYYLGIASGYGLEGAWIGLPLYILSYSIMIYYKFRFENWSLLRKF; this comes from the coding sequence TTGTACATACTCCCGGTCGGGAATTATTATAAGGAGATACTCAGAATCGCCTGGCCTGCCATAGCAGGGCTCTCTACGCAGATACTGGTTTCTCTGGTTGATGCTGCCATGGTCGGGCGGCTTCCTGATCCGGAATATACGCTTGCGGCTATGGGAATCGGTGTGCTGGCAACCTGGGCAATTGTCAGTTTCTTTTCAAGTCTTGCAACAGGAACTCACATACTGATAGCACGCCGCCATGGTGAGCGGGATCCGCAGGCGATGAATGATGTGCTGATGCACTCAATTACTGCCGGAGTGATAGCGGGTACCATACTGACTCTTCTGATAATGCTTTTTTCCGATGACATCGGACAGTTTTTCGCGAAGGACTATATCGTAGGGGAATACACATCTGAATTCATCTTTTACCGGTTTCTCGGGCTGCCCTTTTTCCTGATTACTGTTGCTTTCAGAGGGTTTTATTTCGGGGTGGGAAAAACTAAAATCTTCATGATTTCGGCGGTTATTGTAAATCTGCTGAATATCCTTTTTAACTATCTTTTCATTTTTGGGAATTTTGGTTTCCCTGAAATGGGAGTTGCCGGCGCCGGACTGGGGTCATCACTGGCTACCTTATGTGATGCGATTTTTTATCTGATTGTAAGTTACGGAACCGATATCAGAAAGAAATTTCATCTGACTTTTCACTTTAAACTCGACCGAGAGACTTTACGGCTGCTGCTTTCACTTTCACTGCCCGTTTCACTGCAGAATATGTTTATTCTGCTTGGTTTTCTTATTTTTATCTCAATCACGGGGCTCATCGGCACAATTGAGCAGGCAGCCACACAGGCAGTTATCAGCGCTTTGTTTCTCTCATTTATGCCCTGCTATGGGTTTGGCATTGCGGTGCAGACCCTGGTGGGGAACCATATCGGGCTGGGGAAAAATGAGCTCGCGCGGCTTTACGGGTTTGAGGCTGCCAAAATTGCTACTTATTATACCCTTTTTCTGAGTGCGATCTTTTATTTTTTTCCTGAATGGATTCTTTATATCATAACTGAGGATGAAGCTATCATAAGGACTGCAATTCCCGCATTGCAGATAGCCGGGGCGGCTCAGATTTTTTATGCAACAGGGCTCGTGCTTGCAAACGGACTTCAGGCAATTGGAAGGTCATCCTATGTAATGTATGCTGAAGCATTTTCCAATCTTTTTATTTTTGTCCCCTCAGCTTATTATCTGGGGATTGCCTCAGGGTATGGTCTTGAGGGGGCGTGGATAGGTCTTCCGCTTTATATCCTCTCTTATTCCATCATGATATATTACAAGTTCAGATTTGAAAATTGGTCACTTTTGAGAAAATTCTGA
- the ald gene encoding alanine dehydrogenase — MKIGIPKEIRFEEKRVSLAPAGVDSLIRSGHQVFIEKGAGDGSHFSDDDYTNLGAVLVYGPEEVYQRSDMVVKIHRVTEKEAELMKENQVLFSFLHLAVGEKKIINTFLEKKITAIGYELVENKAGLPVLYSMSEIAGKLAIQVAENLLESTNPNGRGILIGGITGVAPAAVVILGAGVVGTNAAKSALGRGASVIVLDTDIERLKNIDTTFDKKITTVVANPYTISRGVKFADVLVGAVLKKGEKTPHLVTEEMVKQMKKGAVIVDVAIDQGGVIETSRPTTLSNPTYLLHDVTHYCVPNMPAMVARTASYGLTNASMPYIHSIAEKGLNHSLMDDPGLIAGACTYNGYCSNEIVADIFNLEYRRIHLFSHN, encoded by the coding sequence ATGAAAATTGGTATTCCAAAGGAAATCAGATTTGAAGAGAAGCGTGTTTCACTTGCACCGGCCGGTGTAGATTCATTAATCCGCTCAGGACATCAGGTTTTTATTGAGAAAGGCGCCGGGGACGGAAGCCATTTCAGTGATGATGACTATACCAATCTTGGGGCAGTGCTTGTCTACGGACCTGAGGAAGTATATCAGCGTTCGGACATGGTTGTGAAAATACACCGGGTCACCGAAAAAGAAGCTGAGCTGATGAAGGAAAATCAGGTGCTGTTTTCATTTCTGCATCTTGCCGTGGGGGAGAAAAAAATTATTAACACCTTCCTCGAGAAAAAAATTACTGCTATCGGCTATGAACTTGTGGAAAACAAAGCCGGCCTTCCGGTGCTTTACTCAATGAGTGAAATTGCCGGAAAACTTGCCATTCAGGTAGCTGAAAATCTGCTTGAGAGTACTAATCCGAACGGCAGGGGAATACTTATCGGGGGAATTACCGGTGTTGCCCCGGCTGCGGTTGTAATACTGGGTGCCGGTGTAGTAGGCACAAATGCTGCTAAATCAGCACTTGGCAGAGGTGCATCGGTGATCGTACTTGATACTGATATTGAACGGCTTAAAAATATTGATACAACATTTGATAAGAAGATTACCACCGTGGTAGCTAACCCCTACACCATAAGCCGGGGGGTCAAATTCGCTGATGTTCTGGTGGGTGCTGTTCTTAAAAAAGGGGAGAAAACTCCGCATCTGGTAACTGAAGAGATGGTGAAGCAGATGAAAAAAGGTGCGGTTATTGTTGATGTGGCAATAGATCAGGGGGGAGTAATAGAAACCTCCCGCCCGACCACGCTTTCCAACCCGACCTACCTGCTGCATGATGTGACCCATTACTGCGTGCCTAATATGCCGGCGATGGTTGCAAGGACGGCAAGCTACGGTCTGACCAATGCTTCCATGCCGTATATACATTCCATCGCGGAGAAGGGGCTCAACCACTCACTGATGGATGATCCGGGGCTGATAGCTGGTGCGTGCACCTATAACGGCTACTGTTCAAACGAAATTGTAGCGGATATATTTAATCTTGAGTACAGAAGGATTCACCTGTTCTCGCATAACTGA
- a CDS encoding acetyl-CoA hydrolase/transferase family protein — MQKTNYASNYQASYKSKLVSAEEAMSVVKSGDKIAVHSNCAVPMRLIDALMLRKDELFDVEMIHVLSVGKLPYLHKDMEGHFRHKSYFMGAEVRKAVAEGDADYAPIFLFEYPLLFARGIIKPDIALIQVSPPDEHGFCSYGVEVGITKTSAEKSSMVIAQVNPNMPRTLGDSFIHISKITYIVECDDPIAELPQGERDLTEEQQNIYSKIGEYIANLIEDGSTLQMGIGVIPDSVLQFLTTKKDLGIHSEMFSDGIIELVEKGILNNSRKKIHPGKIIAGFVLGTRRLYDFIDNNPLIEFHRQEYVNDPFVIAQNTKMVAINSAIEVDITGQVCSDSIGTKLFSGFGGQVDFIRGAARSEGGRPIIALPSTTKDGKISRIVPSLKPGAGVVTSRADVHHVVTEYGEVDLFGKSISERVKALISIAHPEFRDELAAYAKQHKYI; from the coding sequence ATGCAAAAAACCAATTATGCCTCGAATTATCAGGCAAGTTATAAAAGTAAATTAGTAAGTGCCGAAGAGGCAATGTCAGTCGTTAAATCGGGTGATAAAATAGCGGTACACTCAAACTGCGCGGTTCCCATGCGCCTGATTGACGCGCTGATGCTCAGAAAAGATGAACTCTTTGATGTTGAGATGATTCATGTGCTCAGTGTTGGGAAACTTCCGTATCTGCACAAGGATATGGAAGGGCACTTCAGGCATAAATCCTATTTCATGGGAGCAGAAGTGCGCAAAGCGGTTGCTGAAGGGGATGCAGACTACGCGCCGATATTTCTTTTTGAATATCCTCTTCTTTTTGCGCGGGGTATCATTAAACCGGATATCGCCCTGATTCAGGTGTCGCCTCCGGATGAACACGGCTTCTGCAGTTATGGAGTGGAAGTGGGCATCACCAAAACATCGGCTGAAAAATCATCCATGGTGATCGCGCAGGTAAATCCGAATATGCCGAGAACCCTTGGCGATAGTTTTATTCACATCAGCAAGATTACATATATTGTTGAGTGTGATGATCCGATTGCAGAACTGCCTCAGGGAGAGCGCGACCTGACCGAAGAGCAGCAGAATATATACTCGAAGATAGGAGAGTATATAGCGAACCTGATTGAAGACGGTTCGACACTGCAAATGGGAATAGGCGTTATACCTGACTCAGTGCTGCAGTTCCTTACCACCAAGAAGGATCTTGGCATTCACTCGGAAATGTTCTCTGACGGTATTATTGAGCTTGTTGAAAAGGGCATCCTTAATAACAGCAGAAAGAAAATCCATCCCGGTAAAATAATCGCGGGATTTGTCCTGGGCACAAGGCGCCTCTATGATTTTATTGATAATAATCCGCTCATCGAGTTCCACCGCCAGGAATATGTGAACGATCCTTTCGTGATTGCACAGAACACAAAAATGGTCGCGATAAATTCAGCAATTGAAGTTGATATTACGGGGCAGGTTTGTTCTGATTCCATCGGGACGAAGCTTTTCAGCGGATTCGGCGGTCAGGTTGATTTTATCCGCGGTGCCGCTCGTTCTGAAGGAGGAAGACCGATTATTGCACTCCCTTCAACCACCAAGGACGGAAAAATCTCGCGCATAGTGCCGTCACTTAAACCGGGGGCCGGCGTGGTTACCTCCCGTGCGGATGTTCATCATGTGGTTACTGAATATGGCGAGGTTGATCTTTTCGGTAAATCCATCAGTGAGAGAGTAAAAGCGCTGATTTCTATTGCGCATCCTGAATTCCGGGATGAACTGGCAGCGTACGCAAAACAGCATAAGTATATCTGA
- a CDS encoding serine/threonine protein phosphatase — MKAIIGDVHGCYHTLIELYNTIVTKYPRIDIYCVGDLVDRGYYSAETVQFVIDQKIKCVLGNHDCMYYYYFSDPAHPVSQLWDINGNSATLQSYMKHTEMLDAHIAYIGQLPLFYDSPDCLISHAGISLKAGKELGLSREYDINKIEKYFFDRLSETDGMLWNRGKLFNIGKIQVVGHTHRLEVVYHEQTRGLYIDTGVYAMNKLSAVIIEDGEFTDAISVPTIPIDVSKS; from the coding sequence ATGAAAGCGATAATCGGGGACGTCCACGGCTGTTATCATACACTGATTGAACTGTATAATACGATAGTTACGAAATATCCCCGCATTGATATATACTGTGTCGGGGATCTGGTGGACAGGGGGTATTATTCAGCGGAAACGGTGCAGTTTGTGATTGACCAGAAAATAAAATGTGTTCTGGGGAATCATGACTGCATGTATTACTATTACTTTTCTGATCCGGCCCATCCGGTTTCGCAGTTGTGGGATATTAACGGCAACTCAGCAACGCTGCAGTCTTATATGAAGCACACAGAGATGCTGGATGCCCACATTGCCTATATCGGGCAGCTTCCTCTGTTTTATGACTCCCCTGACTGTCTGATCTCTCATGCAGGTATTTCCCTAAAAGCAGGTAAGGAACTTGGGCTGAGCAGGGAATATGACATCAATAAGATAGAAAAGTATTTTTTCGACCGGCTCAGTGAAACAGACGGAATGCTCTGGAACAGGGGAAAGCTGTTTAATATCGGCAAAATTCAGGTGGTGGGGCATACGCACCGTCTGGAGGTTGTCTATCACGAGCAGACCAGGGGGCTTTATATTGACACCGGTGTCTATGCCATGAATAAACTGAGTGCGGTGATTATCGAGGACGGTGAGTTTACAGATGCGATATCCGTACCGACTATTCCGATAGATGTGAGCAAATCCTGA